The genomic window CGAACCGATAATGAGGCGTCGCTCGCTGTCACTGCGTCCCAGGAAGGGCAGCAAAACGCCCACACCATAGTCGAATCCCTCCAGGAAGAAGAAACCGATAAACAAAACCGCGACCAGCACAAACCAGATAACACTCAGGTCCACAGTTCCACCCCCTTGCCTTCAGCCGGCTCAGCCGTTTCAACCGATGCCGCCGGCCCCTGTTTGGCGAACTTGCCCATCAGGTATACTCCTATCACGGCCAGCACCCCATACACGATCGTGAAACCGATAAGCGTAATCCAAATACTTGTCGCCGATACTGTCGGCGACACCGCCTGCTCCACACGCTGCAGGCCGAAAACAATCCACGGCTGCCGCCCGGCCTCGGCCACATACCAACCGGTAGAGTTGGCGATATACGGCACGGCAAGGGTGGCCACCGCAGCCTTCAGTAACAGCGGCTTATTCTCCAGTGTACCGCGTCGCCAGAAATAGGCGCACAGAACGGTCACCGCCAGCAGCCAGATGCCAGCAGCAACCATAACCCGAAAACTCCAGAACACGGACGGCACATCCGGCACATAGGAGCCGGGACCGAACCGTTTTTCGCTCTCCTGCTGGAGGCTCTTGATACCCTTCACCTCGCCGGTCGGCGAGTTATGCACCAAGAGCGACAGGCCGCCGGGGAAACTGACCTCCCCACGGTTCTCCTGCTTCTTGCTGTCGATGGCGGCAAAAAACGTGAACGGCGCTGGGTCGGCCGTCTCCCAGAGGGCCTCGATAGCCGCCAGCTTCATCGGCTGAACCTCGGCGAGGATCTGGGCCTGGCGGTGACCGGTGGCTGCCACCAGCAGACTTGCGGCCAAAGCACAGATAAGTCCCATTTTGAAGGATGGCCGGAAAAAATCCACCTGGCTGCGCCGCAGCAAATGGTAGGCGCTTACGGCCATTACGAATACGCCCCCGGTCACCAGCCCGCCCAGAACGGTATGGGGAAACTGATTCCATACGTACGGATTTGTCAGCAGAGCAGCAAAATCGTTCATTTCCGCCCGCCCGTTGCGCAACACATATCCGACCGGCGCCTGCATAAAAGAGTTCGCGACCAGGATCCAAAAAGCCGAAAGATTGCTGGACAGCGCGACGATCCAGATAGCAGCAGCATGCAGCCTCTTAGACAGGCGATTCCAGCCGAATATCCATATACCAATAAAGGTAGATTCAAGGTAGAAAGCGGTGAGAGCCTCAAGCGCCAACGGCGCTCCAAATATATCACCCATGAAAC from Sporomusaceae bacterium includes these protein-coding regions:
- a CDS encoding cytochrome ubiquinol oxidase subunit I — protein: MDELLLARWQFGITSTYHFLFVPLTLGLSLLVAAMETVYVRTGNELYKKMTQFWGKLFLINFALGVVTGLVQEFEFGMNWSEYSRFMGDIFGAPLALEALTAFYLESTFIGIWIFGWNRLSKRLHAAAIWIVALSSNLSAFWILVANSFMQAPVGYVLRNGRAEMNDFAALLTNPYVWNQFPHTVLGGLVTGGVFVMAVSAYHLLRRSQVDFFRPSFKMGLICALAASLLVAATGHRQAQILAEVQPMKLAAIEALWETADPAPFTFFAAIDSKKQENRGEVSFPGGLSLLVHNSPTGEVKGIKSLQQESEKRFGPGSYVPDVPSVFWSFRVMVAAGIWLLAVTVLCAYFWRRGTLENKPLLLKAAVATLAVPYIANSTGWYVAEAGRQPWIVFGLQRVEQAVSPTVSATSIWITLIGFTIVYGVLAVIGVYLMGKFAKQGPAASVETAEPAEGKGVELWT